TGATAGTTACAAATGACCAATGACAAATGACTACTAACTACTAAACAGGTTGATACAACTTCATCACCTGAGTGAGCGCTAACCTAGACTCAACGCCTAGTGTGAGGGGGGATGTATGACCACGGGAGAAATGGTCAGCGGCGGCACAGCCAATCATGGCGGCGTTATCGGTACAGAATTTTAGAGGGGGGAATAGGACGCGTAGGTTGTGTTTAATGGCGGCGGCTTGGAGGTTTTTTCTCAAGCCGCTATTAGCTGCTACACCGCCACCAATAGCAATTGTGTCTAGACCATAGTCTAGGGCACAGGCGATCGCTCTTTTGGTTAGCGATCGCGCTACGGTATCCTGAAAGCTAGCTACTACATCTGCCACTGGTACTTGTCCCCCATCTTTCGCTAACTGCTGCACTAAACGCAATACAGCCGTTTTTAACCCACTAAAACTCGTGTCATAACGATGAAACCCCCCACCAGGTAGAGAAACTTTTCCTTCTGGTAAAGCAAAGGCTTGAGGATTTCCCTGTTGTGCCAACTTGTCAATCACTGGTCCACCGGGATAACCTAGCTTTAATAATCGCGCCACTTTATCAAAGGCTTCACCAGCTGCATCATCACGGGTTTGTCCCAGGGTTTCGTAATTACCACAATCTTTGACATAAATCAAGCTTGTATGTCCGCCTGAAACCAGTAAGCTAAGGAAAGGGGGACTTAAAGTTGATTCGCTCAAGTAAGTTGCGTAAATGTGACCTTCGAGGTGATGAACTCCCAAAAATGGCTTGTTGTGTACCATCGCTAGAGTTTTGGCAGCAGTTAACCCCACCAATAACGCTCCTACAAGTCCAGGGGCACAAGTGGCGGCAATAGCGTCAATTTGTCCCCAGTCTAGTTGGGCTTGTTCTAGGGCTTGTGCGATCGCAACATTTATCGTTTCCAAGTGTTGGCGAGACGCGACTTCTGGCACTACCCCGCCATACTGCTGATGGACTGGAATTTGTGAGGCTACGATACTACTGCAAACTTTACGATTGTTAACAATTGCGACGGCTGTTTCATCACAACTGGTTTCTATTGCTAAAACGGTTGTCATTTCTTGAGTGCTGAGTCCTGAATCCTGAGTCCTGAATAGTGGAGAGAAAATCTTGCTTCTTTACTACCCTACAACAACAATTCTTATACTCAGCACTCGTTACTCAGCACTCAGCACTAATTTTGGTTGAGAAGCTTTAACTTTTATTTACTTAAACTTTACTCGGTTCCCACCCAAGAGTATGATGACTTCCTAGTTATGCAAATAAACAGACTGTACAAGCCGCTTCGTTTTGTACAAAAAACTTCTTGTTTTGTAATAAAAGGAAACAACTCTATGCGACGATTGTTTGCTTTGATGTTAGCGATTAGTCTTTGGTTCAACTTTGCTCCCCCAGCGCAGGCTTTAGGAGCTAATTTGACACCCTGCAAGGACAATCCCGCTTTCCAAGAGCTAGCAGCTAATGCCCGTAATACCACCGCTGACCCCCAATCAGGGAAAAAGCGGTTTGAGCGTTATTCTCAG
This Nostoc sp. C052 DNA region includes the following protein-coding sequences:
- the tsaD gene encoding tRNA (adenosine(37)-N6)-threonylcarbamoyltransferase complex transferase subunit TsaD, coding for MTTVLAIETSCDETAVAIVNNRKVCSSIVASQIPVHQQYGGVVPEVASRQHLETINVAIAQALEQAQLDWGQIDAIAATCAPGLVGALLVGLTAAKTLAMVHNKPFLGVHHLEGHIYATYLSESTLSPPFLSLLVSGGHTSLIYVKDCGNYETLGQTRDDAAGEAFDKVARLLKLGYPGGPVIDKLAQQGNPQAFALPEGKVSLPGGGFHRYDTSFSGLKTAVLRLVQQLAKDGGQVPVADVVASFQDTVARSLTKRAIACALDYGLDTIAIGGGVAANSGLRKNLQAAAIKHNLRVLFPPLKFCTDNAAMIGCAAADHFSRGHTSPLTLGVESRLALTQVMKLYQPV